The following is a genomic window from Mycolicibacterium sp. TY81.
CGGGGCTCACGCCACCACAGCACGCCATGACAGCAATCGCAGAACTATCCACAGTTTCCACAGGTTCATCCACAGGGCGACGGGAGGCCCGCCGACGGCCTTACCGGCCACAGCGCGCCGAACGCATAATTGACTGGGGATAAACAAGGGGCCATTGGTCCCCGTTGATCAACAGGCCGACACGCGGCGTGAGCGAAAAAGCTTGCCGGGCTAAGTAAATCCGGGGCCGCAAATCCGGCCCGCCGCCGATGGGGCCCGATTTCCCCGTCCCGCCGGCAAACAGTTATGATCGGCGTCACAACATCGGGTTGTGACAATCCTCACTCCGCTCGAAATCGGGAACTCAGGGTTGTTCTGGCAGGTCAGGGAGTATGCAATGGCGGCACATCCGTTGCGTCCGGGTTCGGGCGCATCGCCCGAGTGGCAATCGGCGTTCCCGTCCCGCACACACAGCCAACTCGTCGCGTGTGTCCGCGCCGGAATCATCGCGCTGGTCCTGCTCGTCGTGCTCGTTCTGATCGTTCTGGTCTAAAGGCCCAACAGGCACCGATCCCACCCCTGTTCCGGGGGTGTCCTTGCGGTGCGCGCAGCGATGGAGCAATGTGGTCTGGGATCTGTGGACGAACCCCAACTAGGGTCGTTGATCCCGCACGCGATCATCTAAGGAAGGAATCCTGTGGCTGAGTACACCCTGCCGGACCTGGACTACGACTACGGCGCCCTGGAGCCGCACATCTCCGGTCAGATCAACGAGATCCACCACAGCAAGCACCACGCGGCCTACGTCAAGGGCGTCAATGACGCGGTGGCCAAACTCGAAGAGGCGCGGGCCGGCGACGACCACGCCGCGATCTTCCTGAACGAGAAGAACCTGGCCTTCCACCTCGGCGGCCACGTCAACCACTCGATCTGGTGGAAGAACCTGTCCCCCAACGGTGGCGACAAGCCGACCGGCGAGCTGGCCGCGGCCATCGACGACCAGTTCGGTTCGTTCGACAAGTTCCGCGCGCAGTTCACCGCGGCCGCCAACGGCCTGCAGGGCTCGGGCTGGGCGGTGCTCGGCTACGACAGCCTGGGCGGCCGTCTGCTGACCTTCCAGCTGTACGACCAGCAGGCCAACGTGCCGCTGGGCATCATCCCGCTGCTGCAGGTCGACATGTGGGAGCACGCCTTCTACCTGCAGTACAAGAACGTCAAGGCGGACTACGTCAAGGCTTTCTGGAACGTCGTCAACTGGGCCGACGTGCAGGAGCGCTTCGCCGCCGCCACGACCAAGACCAACGGTCTGATCTTCGGCTGATCTCACGCTTTCCGGTAACGGGGCGTCGCGCATGTGCGCGGCGCCCCGTTCTCGTTTACCACCGAAGCCCCCATCTCGCGAGCCGGCAGCCACATTCGGCCCACGTGACACTTCTGGCACTCGGGCCATCTTGCGTGCTAACGCGTCACTGCCGCACCCTGGAATCAGCGATCCACTGCCGTATCGACTGATTGCTGATCGAGGTACCGGAGGGCAGCCATGGAGAGGTCTGGGCAAGCCGTCGAGATTGCACCGTTCCATTCCGGCGGCGCGTTGAAGGGGTTCGTGGTGTCCGGCCGGTGGCCCGATTCCACCAAGGAATGGGCCCAGCTACTGATGGTCGCCGTCCGGGTCGCCTCGCTGCCCGGGTTGCTGGCAACCACCACCGTCTTCGGTACGCGCGAGGAACTGCCAGAACATCCACAGCCGGGCACCGTCGGCCTCGTCCTCGCGGAAGGGCCCGTTGTTGGCGAAGCAGCGGTGACACCGGGATACTTCGCCGACCATCAGCCGACGGCCCTGTTGATGCTCCACCCGCCCGCCGAGACGACACCCTC
Proteins encoded in this region:
- a CDS encoding superoxide dismutase, with the translated sequence MAEYTLPDLDYDYGALEPHISGQINEIHHSKHHAAYVKGVNDAVAKLEEARAGDDHAAIFLNEKNLAFHLGGHVNHSIWWKNLSPNGGDKPTGELAAAIDDQFGSFDKFRAQFTAAANGLQGSGWAVLGYDSLGGRLLTFQLYDQQANVPLGIIPLLQVDMWEHAFYLQYKNVKADYVKAFWNVVNWADVQERFAAATTKTNGLIFG
- a CDS encoding peptidase is translated as MERSGQAVEIAPFHSGGALKGFVVSGRWPDSTKEWAQLLMVAVRVASLPGLLATTTVFGTREELPEHPQPGTVGLVLAEGPVVGEAAVTPGYFADHQPTALLMLHPPAETTPSLPECHGAASGCLLLPGLPYLGLEHRAAWVEAEADGTITSMVSRVGVDPISHPDTAILAMLLAA